The following proteins come from a genomic window of Scylla paramamosain isolate STU-SP2022 chromosome 46, ASM3559412v1, whole genome shotgun sequence:
- the LOC135094722 gene encoding replication protein A 14 kDa subunit-like isoform X2 gives MVSNASEPSMRVNGALLPMYTGQKVVLVGTVAQVDPSGSSLMVKASDGKMVMVTLPNPLQDNLEGVIEVHGVGQGQKVMCQSYITFPQMQADKFDAALYDEALKLIQSVRDNPWKPDIRPTFSSPWRAK, from the exons ATGGTGTCCAATGCCAGCGAGCCAAGCATGAGGGTGAACGGCGCCCTGCTGCCCATGTACACAGGCCAGAAGGTGGTGTTAGTGGGCACCGTGGCACAG GTTGACCCCTCTGGCTCCTCTCTGATGGTGAAAGCAAGTGACGgcaagatggtgatggtgaccctGCCCAACCCCCTCCAG GACAACTTGGAGGGCGTCATTGAGGTGCACGGTGTGGGTCAGGGGCAGAAGGTGATGTGCCAGAGTTACATCACGTTCCCCCAAATGCAGGCCGACAAGTTTG ATGCAGCACTGTACGATGAAGCGCTCAAGCTTATTCAGTCTGTGAGGGACAACCCATGGAAGCCAGATAt
- the LOC135094724 gene encoding eukaryotic translation initiation factor 2-alpha kinase-like, which produces MSPEQVSGQVYDYKVDIYSLGLVFFEMLVPFGTGMERLAVMTRLREELLFPPKFEDNFPDESSLLKLMLSRDPACRPTTRGLRARRPLRPLQGRSVEDILPEDHFRLSRQRFHFTASSSSTTSLSTSSTTST; this is translated from the exons ATGAGTCCAGAGCAG GTGAGTGGGCAGGTGTACGACTACAAGGTGGACATCTACTCACTGGGCCTGGTGTTCTTTGAGATGCTGGTGCCCTTTGGGACGGGCATGGAGCGCCTGGCCGTCATGACGCGGCTCAGGGAGGAGCTGCTCTTCCCTCCAAAGTTTGAGGACAACTTCCCTGATGAG AGCTCCCTCCTCAAGCTGATGCTGTCCCGGGACCCAGCGTGCCGCCCCACCACACGCGGCCTGAGAGCCCGGCGGCCGCTGCGTCCCCTGCAGGGCCGCAGCGTGGAGGACATCTTGCCAGAGGACCACTTCCGCCTGTCCCGCCAACGCTTCCacttcaccgcctcctcctcttccactacatcactctccacctcctccaccacctccacttga
- the LOC135094725 gene encoding replication protein A 14 kDa subunit-like — protein MVSNASEPSMRVNGALLPMYTGQKVVLVGTVAQVDPSGSSLMVKASDGKMVMVTLPNPLQDNLEGVIEVHGVGQGQKVMCQSYITFPQMQADKFDAALYDEALKLIQSVRDNPWKPDM, from the exons ATGGTGTCCAATGCCAGCGAGCCAAGCATGAGGGTGAACGGCGCCCTGCTGCCCATGTACACAGGCCAGAAGGTGGTGTTAGTGGGCACCGTggcacag GTTGACCCCTCTGGCTCCTCTCTGATGGTGAAAGCAAGTGACGgcaagatggtgatggtgaccctGCCCAACCCCCTCCAG GACAACTTGGAGGGCGTCATTGAGGTGCACGGTGTGGGTCAGGGGCAGAAGGTGATGTGCCAGAGTTACATCACGTTCCCCCAAATGCAGGCCGACAAGTTTG ATGCAGCACTGTACGATGAAGCGCTCAAGCTTATTCAGTCTGTGAGGGACAACCCATGGAAGCCAGATAtgtaa
- the LOC135094728 gene encoding replication protein A 14 kDa subunit-like isoform X2: MVSNASEPSMRVNGALLPMYTGQKVVLVGTVAQVDPSGSSLMVKASDGKMVMVTLPNPLQDNLEGVIEVHGVGQGQKVMCQSYITFPQMQADKFDAALYDEALKLIQSVRDNPWKPDM, encoded by the exons ATGGTGTCCAATGCCAGCGAGCCAAGCATGAGGGTGAACGGCGCCCTGCTGCCCATGTACACAGGCCAGAAGGTGGTGTTAGTGGGCACCGTggcacag GTTGACCCCTCTGGCTCCTCTCTGATGGTGAAAGCAAGTGACGgcaagatggtgatggtgaccctGCCCAACCCCCTCCAG GACAACTTGGAGGGCGTCATTGAGGTGCACGGTGTGGGTCAGGGGCAGAAGGTGATGTGCCAGAGTTACATCACGTTCCCCCAAATGCAGGCCGACAAGTTTG ATGCAGCACTGTACGATGAAGCGCTGAAGCTTATTCAGTCTGTGAGGGACAACCCATGGAAGCCAGATATGTAa
- the LOC135094728 gene encoding uncharacterized protein LOC135094728 isoform X1 — protein MVSNASEPSMRVNGALLPMYTGQKVVLVGTVAQVREDSGGGGGGRPAYFTSSLVVFVDPSGSSLMVKASDGKMVMVTLPNPLQDNLEGVIEVHGVGQGQKVMCQSYITFPQMQADKFDAALYDEALKLIQSVRDNPWKPDM, from the exons ATGGTGTCCAATGCCAGCGAGCCAAGCATGAGGGTGAACGGCGCCCTGCTGCCCATGTACACAGGCCAGAAGGTGGTGTTAGTGGGCACCGTggcacaggtgagggaggacagtggtggtggtggtggtggcaggccggcttatttcacctcctcactcGTTGTGTTT GTTGACCCCTCTGGCTCCTCTCTGATGGTGAAAGCAAGTGACGgcaagatggtgatggtgaccctGCCCAACCCCCTCCAG GACAACTTGGAGGGCGTCATTGAGGTGCACGGTGTGGGTCAGGGGCAGAAGGTGATGTGCCAGAGTTACATCACGTTCCCCCAAATGCAGGCCGACAAGTTTG ATGCAGCACTGTACGATGAAGCGCTGAAGCTTATTCAGTCTGTGAGGGACAACCCATGGAAGCCAGATATGTAa